One Salmo trutta chromosome 12, fSalTru1.1, whole genome shotgun sequence genomic region harbors:
- the LOC115202615 gene encoding protein mono-ADP-ribosyltransferase PARP14, giving the protein MAEYPYPITVDVSWTKSVSKGIQNKLQIYFQSKKKSSGGDCLVLYEDQRPTRATVNFKSDDVRERVLSRDNHEITVDNETVKLRLSSGENLEEACSPSLGATSNELSDVSSEAQEAPNSESGPGEEGGAEVFPQSSAVVLERVPESMSRDLLTLLVETISGLEEDNFSLELISETNRAVVTFNNYKDVERFLTESKSNKSFQKQGMIGRLLERCQSVRVENLPSNIFQEMLELCIEKWAGPAKDITVFHEEQAAIVTFHAPEVVETTLNKRLVIGKVPVNVYPYYESLGTALYGKERPMWKMPDPFIECVHSAVWKFLSMKRQFSRITDQMKAHFCQVDMDTPEVKLSPLPTLLRQKGLTSKHVDGWKQNALIVFRDIMAKYAVFECFVSAPAWKAVEKEVRSVVKEDAVLAMDASKGSLTVAGLAEDTNRLRGLVEDLMQRAMSQIERQRDGISEEMDVSPAMFYILQQKGLLKHAADEAPEMGFSYRDNTKKLVLSGLVAEVYKVQNWILERKLEMDKKQLKLDTQLLDFLRSVDSMEMSQDLFTSRGISAEYSVEGGEVLLTGSSDKALADAEQRVKTALSLQSLKVEDQEVLRKPEWKDLNNQLVDAYNSLNKRTVEIKHHPESRDRIIVSGFLDPVREVSNSLRDFVENYSRVKEAVHLKSCAVVKFIQEYKSKDWKHFAKRDEVNVHFDLRRPKIVLSGARLYVKKAKGSFQKMVAAFCTDELTIMKPGARKYFQEKGSMVFSMAMKEHGCVVLLQEDYMLEKEEGEDEDEEEGFGPSSCCEVRTPNGILVSVSKADICKFKVDAVVNAANEDLQHIGGLASALLKAAGPRLQELSDQHVRNNRRLQPGDAIVTDAGNLPCKYVVHAVGPRFTDFDQRTAIQRLKQAVNESLREAAKVNCSTVAVPAVSSGIFGFPLDLCTETIAVAVRDYCENLRGQTSLTEIHLVDNNDNTVRALASAVQKTFNDLHPKMTRPLQGTQRGSGQQGSGRRGRGQHSYGHQGPGYQGQSPWGHGQWEHGRRGGGRGGAEGRGGAEGRGRGGRGGGGGRGGGRGKGGHGDRGGGVRESITQRNSHENQEEQRREYGQERKFEGAGSGEILQTNYTQGGLKIILRKGNIQEEYSEGIVNTISEDLDLSKGAVSNAILKAAGPGLQSAATDEARAIRLAYGDVVVTDGYNMRCQRVIHTVCPHWDQGAGSAEKIFITMIRDCLSETEKHRLASLSFPAIGTGNMGFPKGLVSKLLLQEVKDFSQRRNSTHLKEVAIVVHPSDTQTVDCFVREFKGQTQGYTWQSSQGSGQSQHSKSYVGQSQHPKSYVGQSQQPSGAGFFGQVTSPSLGVYSMQIGHITFEVSSGDITKESSDVIVNSSNKDFNLKSGVSKSILEGAGLKVELECSEIVKSPSFQPCRMIVTSAGSLPCKHIMHIVGQNDPEIIKETVYNVLKKCEEQKFTSVSFPALGTGQGGASPSAVADAMIDAVVEFVKKKKGQIVRSVNILIFQTAMVTEFHKSMKRRVGEIVEEKGILTRIKDTVITYFKGPSDERSARENFVMQGEEFAPTVFQLCAESPQAVSRARDWVKNLIVKEQTEKTIKNPYISQLSQGDVEKLQAMQRELTVRICLEKKGPDSLIRLEGLSRDVLTADGLIRDMVLDKERAENRRQAAFLVSSLVEWQYQNHSGTMVSFDMFTNYILEEAVKDNSKVIIKINNKDYEANVAHKRAVKIGGKREIELLRKDLKDDTSVSLPAHWDDMKGSLLMLVPLTPASKEYKDVEKEFQKTLLNNTILAIERVQNDSLWKSYQIRKNLLEEKNKHTNNEKLLFHGTSSKSITQINNHGFNRSYAGTHGAAIGNGTYFAVDSSYSAGGYSKAVAQGNKRMYLARVLVGDFTQGQAGLIVPPAKASGKDADLYDSVTDNTSKPTMFVIFNDVQAYPEFLITFQ; this is encoded by the exons CTTGGTGCTACAAGCAATGAATTGTCAG ATGTGTCAAGTGAAGCACAGGAAGCTCCCAACTCTGAGAGTGGGcctggagaggagggtggagctGAGGTGTTCCCTCAGAGCTCTGCTGTGGTGCTGGAGAGGGTTCCTGAGAGCATGTCGAGAGACTTGCTGACGTTGCTGGTGGAGACCATCTCTGGCCTGGAGGAAGACAACTTCTCCCTGGAGCTCATCAGTGAGacaaacagagctgttgtgaCCTTCAATAATTACAAAG ATGTGGAGCGTTTCCTCACTGAGAGCAAGAGCAACAAGAGTTTCCAGAAGCAGGGTATGATTGGCCGGTTGCTAGAGAGGTGCCAGAGTGTGAGAGTGGAGAACCTGCCCTCCAACATATTTCAGGAAATGCTGGAGCTCTGCATTGAGAAGTGGGCTGGCCCAGCAAAGGACATCACTGTGTTCCATGAGGAACAGGCAGCCATTGTCACCTTTCATGCACCAGAAG TTGTGGAAACCACTCTAAATAAACGTCTTGTAATTGGCAAAGTCCCAGTCAACGTGTATCCATACTACGAGTCCTTAGGAACTGCCTTGTATGGAAAGGAGAGGCCAATGTGGAAGATGCCTGACCCCTTCATAGAGTGTGTGCATTCTGCCGTATGGAAATTCCTCTCCATGAAGAGACAGTTTTCCCGCATCACTGACCAGATGAAGGCCCACTTCTGTCAAGTAGACATGGATACTCCTGAGGTAAAACTCAGTCCTTTGCCAACCCTGCTAAGGCAGAAAGGACTAACAAGCAAACACGTAGATGGATGGAAGCAGAATGCCTTGATCGTCTTCCGTGACATAATGGCCAAATATGCTGTGTTTGAGTGTTTTGTAAGTGCCCCAGCATGGAAGGCAGTGGAGAAAGAAGTCCGCTCGGTGGTGAAAGAGGATGCTGTCCTAGCTATGGATGCCTCTAAAGGGTCTCTGACAGTTGCAGGTCTGGCCGAAGACACGAATCGACTCAGGGGGCTGGTGGAAGACCTCATGCAGAGGGCCATGAGTCAGATAGAGAGGCAGAGGGACGGCATCTCAGAGGAGATGGACGTGTCCCCTGCCATGTTCTATATCCTGCAGCAGAAAGGGCTTCTGAAGCACGCAGCAGACGAAGCCCCAGAGATGGGTTTTTCTTACAGAGACAACACCAAGAAGTTGGTTCTCTCAGGTCTTGTCGCAGAGGTGTACAAGGTGCAGAACTGGATCCTGGAGAGGAAGCTCGAGATGGATAAGAAGCAGCTGAAGCTGGACACCCAACTCCTGGACTTCCTGCGGTCAGTGGACAGTATGGAGATGTCCCAGGACCTGTTCACGTCCCGGGGCATCAGTGCTGAGTACAGCGTGGAGGGTGGAGAGGTACTTCTGACTGGTAGCTCAGACAAAGCATTGGCTGATGCAGAGCAGAGGGTAAAGACTGCCCTGTCCCTGCAGAGCCTGAAGGTGGAGGACCAGGAGGTGCTGAGAAAGCCTGAGTGGAAGGATCTGAACAACCAGCTGGTGGATGCCTACAACTCCTTAAACAAAAGAACGGTGGAAATAAAGCATCACccagagagcagagacagaatCATTGTGTCAGGCTTCCTGGACCCGGTCAGAGAAGTCAGCAACAGTCTACGGGACTTTGTTGAAAACTACTCACGAGTCAAAGAGGCTGTCCATCTCAAGTCCTGTGCCGTTGTTAAATTCATCCAGGAGTACAAATCTAAGGACTGGAAACATTTTGCCAAGCGTGATGAGGTGAATGTCCACTTTGACCTCAGAAGGCCCAAAATTGTCCTTTCTGGAGCCCGTCTCTACGTCAAGAAGGCCAAGGGGTCATTTCAGAAGATGGTAGCAGCCTTCTGCACTGATGAGCTCACCATCATGAAGCCTGGAGCAAGGAAGTACTTCCAAGAGAAGGGAAGCATGGTTTTTTCAATGGCGATGAAGGAGCACGGCTGTGTGGTGCTGCTGCAGGAAGACTACATGCTCGAGAAAGAAGAGGGCGaggatgaagatgaggaggaaggGTTTGGTCCGTCATCCTGCTGTGAGGTGAGGACACCCAATGGAATCCTGGTCTCCGTCAGTAAGGCTGACATCTGCAAGTTCAAAGTGGATGCAGTAGTCAACGCAGCCAATGAAGACCTGCAGCATATTGGAGGCCTGGCTTCAGCACTACTCAAGGCTGCTGGTCCACGGCTGCAGGAGCTCAGTGATCAACATGTCCGTAATAACCGCCGACTGCAGCCAGGAGACGCCATTGTGACAGATGCAGGCAATCTGCCCTGTAAGTATGTGGTCCATGCAGTTGGTCCACGGTTCACAGACTTTGACCAGAGAACAGCCATACAGCGTCTGAAACAAGCTGTAAATGAGAGCCTGAGGGAGGCTGCGAAGGTTAACTGCTCAACTGTTGCTGTCCCGGCCGTCAGCTCTGGGATATTCGGCTTTCCTCTGGACCTGTGCACTGAGACTATTGCTGTGGCAGTGCGTGACTACTGTGAGAACCTAAGAGGTCAGACCTCTCTGACTGAGATTCACCTGGTGGACAACAATGACAACACTGTCAGAGCCCTGGCCAGCGCTGTCCAGAAAACGTTCAATGACCTGCACCCAAAAATGACCAGGCCTCTGCAGGGTACACAACGGGGAAGTGGACAACAGGGAAGTGGACGACGGGGAAGAGGACAACATAGTTACGGACATCAAGGACCTGGATATCAGGGACAGTCACCATGGGGACATGGGCAATGGGAACATGGCAgaagaggtggaggtagagggggagcaGAAGGTAGAGGGGGAGCagaaggtagaggtagaggggga agaggaggaggtggaggtagaggaggaggtagaggtaaAGGAGGACATGGAGATAGGGGAGGAGGAGTTAGAGAAAGCATAACTCAAAGAAATTCTCATGAAAACcaagaggagcagaggagagagtatGGCCAAGAGAGGAAGTTTGAGGGGGCAGGCAGTGGGGAAATCCTACAGACCAATTACACACAAGGGGGTCTGAAGATCATTCTAAGGAAGGGAAATATCCAGGAGGAATAT TCTGAGGGCATCGTCAACACCATCTCTGAGGATTTGGACCTGAGCAAAGGTGCTGTTTCCAATGCTATCCTAAAGGCAGCCGGTCCTGGGCTCCAATCAGCAGCCACAGATGAAGCTCGCGCCATCAGATTGGCCTATGGTGACGTTGTGGTCACCGACGGTTACAACATGCGATGTCAGAGGGTGATCCATACTGTCTGCCCCCATTGGGACCAGGGAGCTGGCTCAGCAGAGAAG ATATTCATAACGATGATCAGAGATTGCCTGAGTGAGACAGAGAAGCATAGGCTGGCATCCCTGTCTTTCCCTGCCATTGGAACTGGGAACATGGGATTCCCTAAGGGCCTGGTGTCCAAGCTTCTTCTGCAGGaggtcaaagacttcagccagaGAAGAAACTCCACACACCTTAAAGAGGTGGCAATCGTGGTCCACCCCAGTGACACCCAAACTGTGGAT TGCTTTGTCAGGGAATTCAAAGGTCAGACACAAGGGTATACTTGGCAGAGTTCACAAGGTTCCGGCCAATCACAACATTCCAAATCTTATGTTGGCCAATCACAACATCCCAAATCCTATGTTGGCCAATCACAGCAGCCCTCTG GCGCAGGCTTCTTTGGACAGGTGACATCCCCTTCTCTGGGTGTGTACAGCATGCAGATTGGTCACATTACTTTTGAAGTGTCATCAGGAGACATCACCAAGGAGTCCAGTGACGTCATTGTCAACTCCTCCAATAAGGACTTTAACCTCAAATCAG GTGTATCCAAATCCATTTTAGAAGGAGCTGGATTGAAGGTGGAGTTGGAGTGCTCAGAGATTG TCAAATCTCCAAGCTTCCAACCATGCAGGATGATCGTGACATCAGCAGGATCTCTCCCATGCAAACACATCATGCACATTGTGGGACAGAATGACCCTGAGATCATTAAAGAGACTGTGTACAATGTTCTTAAGAAGTGTGAGGAGCAAAAGTTCACCTCAGTGTCCTTCCCAGCGCTTGGAACAG gccaGGGTGGGGCGAGTCCCTCTGCTGTTGCGGACGCTATGATTGACGCAGTGGTGGAGTTTGTGAAGAAGAAAAAGGGACAGATTGTGAGAAGTGTGAACATCCTGATATTCCAGACTGCCATGGTGACTGAGTTCCACAAGAGCAtgaagaggagagtgggagagatagTGGAAGAAAAGGGCATTTTAACCAGGATAAAAG ATACAGTGATAACCTACTTTAAGGGGCCCAGTGATGAGCGCTCTGCCCGTGAGAACTTTGTCATGCAGGGAGAGGAGTTTGCCCCGACCGTGTTCCAGCTGTGTGCAGAGAGCCCCCAGGCTGTGAGCCGTGCCCGAGACTGGGTTAAAAACCTCATAGTGAAGGAGCAAACTGAGAAAACCATCAAGAACCCGTACATCAGCCAGCTGAGCCAGGGGGATGTGGAGAAGTTGCAGGCCATGCAGAGGGAGCTGACGGTCAGGATATGCCTGGAGAAGAAGGGTCCTGACTCCCTGATCCGCCTGGAGGGCCTGAGCCGCGATGTGCTTACAGCAGACGGCCTCATCAGGGACATGGTCCTGGACAAGGAGAGGGCAGAGAACCGCAGACAGGCAGCTTTCCTGGTGAGCAGCCTGGTGGAGTGGCAGTACCAAAACCACAGTGGGACAATGGTGTCTTTTGACATGTTCACCAACTACATCCTGGAGGAGGCTGTGAAAGACAACAGCAAAGTGATAATCAAGATCAACAATAAGGATTATGAGGCAAATGTAGCCCACAAGAGAGCTGTCAAGATTGGGGGCAAAAGAGAAATTGAGTTACTGAGAAAAGACCTGAAAG ACGATACATCTGTGTCTCTACCTGCACACTGGGATGACATGAAGGGTTCCCTCTTAATGCTGGTCCCACTAACTCCAGCATCCAAGGAATACAAAGACGTGGAGAAGGAATTTCAGAAGACTTTGCTCAACAACACCATCCTTGCA ATTGAACGAGTCCAGAACGATTCACTGTGGAAGAGCTACCAGATAAGAAAGAACCTCCTGGAGGAGAAGAACAAGCACACAAACAACGAGAAACTGCTGTTCCATGGCACCAGTTCCAAATCCATCACCCAGATCAACAACCATGGCTTCAATCGCAGCTACGCTGGAACACATG GTGCGGCTATTGGCAATGGAACATACTTTGCTGTGGACTCCAGTTATTCAGCAGGAGGATATTCTAAAGCTGTTGCACAAGGGAACAAGCGGATGTACCTGGCCAGGGTTCTTGTTGGAGACTTCACTCAGGGACAAGCAGGCTTGATCGTTCCTCCTGCCAAAGCTTCAGGGAAGGATGCCGATTTGTACGACAGCGTCACAGACAACACCTCCAAACCAACCATGTTTGTGATCTTCAATGATGTGCAGGCTTATCCAGAGTTCCTCATCACATTCCAGTAA